ATAGTTGTCGGTGTTCTTCCCCTCCCCTCATTCCAAAATGCAGCATAATATTAAACCAAACTGTGTTGAGTAACTCCTCGGGCGTGTTGATACCTAGTTGTTTACATTCATATAGCATGTTTATTTCTGAATCTGAAATGGCATCTATGGCCATGGGTTTATTCCCCAATCCTTTCTTTTTCAaatcttttttctttgtttttaaagCTTCTCGGGCACCAGCGAAttcataatttgatattaaGCTATGCCGTTTTAGGTATCGTTCCAACGATCCAAGAATACCCCTGAGATAGCTTGGCTGGTAATCGCTACCATCCTTTTGTCGTACACACAATACGAATTCGGACAGGAATTTGTCGAGTTGTTCGGCATGTATTTGCTTTATTGGTCTGGATTCATTCTCACTACGTAAAAAACTCTCAAATAGTTTGATGTGACATAAAGTTTTCTTTTTAGGTTTGGTGTTTTCGTTTTCATCAATGAATTGTCTGACGTCATCGTCATTCATTGTCACAAATCGACTGGGTGCAGGTGCTGTTGTCTGTTCAGTCGATATATGGTTTGAAATGAGGGGAGACTCAACAAGAACAGGATTCTCAACAATTTCGTTCAATAAAGCTTGTGTTTCTGCGTTTGTAATTTCTTGTGTTTTCCAATATCAAAGTCTAGCAGATCGAACTCGCCGTCTGCTAGTCCTTTCACAAGTTCGTGTTTAGCCGCTGTTAAAATTGTTCCATCGCAAAATAACTGTACCTTGTACATTGAATATGTTCCCATGGGTTTAAATATATCACCAATTTTTCCCTTTTCACCATTCTTACCGACAGTAACATGCTCAccagttttaaaatgttgaattGTCGCCATCGtataaattttgtttacatttagtacgtgtgtacatgtgtgtagaaAGCGGTGACGCAATCGATTTAGTGTTAAATGTAgcgggtcaaaggtcaccaaaTATGAAGTGCGTTGTTTATGACGTAATAGCGCGTGTGAGCTGTATTTTCCGTACCCCGGGAAAGACAGAGTTATCTAATCCCTGTCGAAAACGGGAATGCacctgtgaagtatgggagaaaagaaaatctcaccccggtaaaactgcggatatccc
Above is a window of Pecten maximus chromosome 7, xPecMax1.1, whole genome shotgun sequence DNA encoding:
- the LOC117331145 gene encoding zinc finger MYM-type protein 3-like codes for the protein MNDDDVRQFIDENENTKPKKKTLCHIKLFESFLRSENESRPIKQIHAEQLDKFLSEFVLCVRQKDGSDYQPSYLRGILGSLERYLKRHSLISNYEFAGAREALKTKKKDLKKKGLGNKPMAIDAISDSEINMLYECKQLGINTPEELLNTVWFNIMLHFGMRGGEEHRQLCWGDIQHGYDQELNREFLQFCERQTKTRTGIDTTNTRCSKPTMYAEPNSDRCPVAAYNVYKEKRPIDFCYDEHPFYLGTVTHTKTPHPNDQWFLRAPVGRNKLYKLMKSIATKSGILTAGSHNNVVGEKAN